One stretch of Anolis carolinensis isolate JA03-04 chromosome 3, rAnoCar3.1.pri, whole genome shotgun sequence DNA includes these proteins:
- the LOC107983904 gene encoding uncharacterized protein LOC107983904: MFKDSISNTTTDPFKPKSTFCPSTDNIYIKCFEKAVERDFNKLTTRRQPYHSNLSELERTTLVKLSNLKEVVWKPADKGGAIVLLNKRDYIKEVNLQLSNSKFYQPIATDPTKHIQSLIRVVCQEGLSMGFISSSTFKYLQNNFPRIPIFYILPKIHKGITPPPGRPIISGSSSVLEPVAKYLDSFCQPFVPLCDSYIKDTKHFINIVENLKIEEDSILVTIDVTSLYTNIPLDEARTIIENILRRRTKLQPPTHFLMDLLDIVLEKNYFHFQNQFYFQTFGVAMGSPLAPSIANLFMAHLENTILLNPSLNMYYANIIYYGRFIDDIFIVFKTTEAAVGFSNWINTIHTSIKFTSHLNLSHINFLDVTVYKYHNKLLVKNFRKPSDKNSFLHYNSFHHFGLKTNLPFSQLLRLKRNSSSNEHFIHESLTLSQEFRSRGYPKHVIKKALIKAEKTDRTTLLKESAKPTKNQIIWTQELSHYSKHIIQIIKKHWHLLQDISGCDKLPIFGNRRTKNIREYLIHTDLITPISTPKSTLRGHYPCGHCKCCPQSWKTKEIYNHRNKVGTTLKHFSTCNSNNVIYLLTCDCDLWYIGKTTRSLRIRISEHKSRIKNLSTESLLYSHFTQYKHSSTSFKFCALECISQKPFMDLEKLLSQREMYWIFKFKTFSPQGLNESLNFSCFL, translated from the coding sequence ATGTTTAAAGACAGCATATCCAACACAACCACAGATCCTTTCAAACCCAAAAGTACCTTCTGCCCTTCCACAGATAACATTTACATTAAATGCTTTGAAAAAGCTGTAGAGAGGGACTTTAACAAGCTAACTACTCGTAGACAACCATACCACTCAAATTTATCAGAATTAGAAAGAACCACTCTGGTCAAATTGAGCAACCTCAAAGAGGTAGTCTGGAAACCAGCAGATAAAGGGGGAGCTATAGTATTACTTAACAAAAGAGATTATATTAAGGAAGTCAACCTCCAGTTATCAAATAGTAAATTCTACCAACCTATTGCAACAGACCCCACTAAACACATTCAGTCCCTTATTAGGGTGGTGTGTCAAGAGGGATTATCCATgggatttatttcttcttctacatTTAAATACTTACAAAATAACTTCCCCAGGATACCTATCTTTTATATTCTTCCTAAGATTCATAAAGGCATCACTCCACCCCCAGGCCGACCTATTATTTCTGGTTCATCTTCTGTATTGGAACCAGTTGCTAAATATCTAGACTCCTTTTGCCAACCATTTGTCCCTCTCTGTGATTCCTACATTAAAGACACAAAGCACTTCATTAATATCGTAGAAAATCTCAAAATTGAGGAGGACAGCATTTTAGTTACGATTGATGTCACCTCACTCTATACTAACATTCCACTAGATGAGGCTCGTACCATCATAGAGAATATCCTTCGTAGGAGAACAAAATTGCAACCACCTACACATTTCTTGATGGACCTGTTAGATATAGTACTGgagaaaaattatttccattttcaaaaccaattttactTTCAGACCTTCGGTGTCGCTATGGGAAGTCCGTTAGCCCCATCGATTGCCAATCTATTCATGGCACATTTAGAAAACACTATATTGCttaatccatctttaaatatgtactatgctaatataatatactatggccgatttattgatgatatattcatagtatttaaaacaactgaggccgcagtaggattctctaattggattaacactatacatacgtctattaagtttaccagtcatctcaacctgtcacatatcaattttttagatgttactgtgtataaatatcataacaaactgttggtcaagaacttcagaaaaccatcagataaaaattcttttcttcattataacagcttccaccactttggtttaaagaccaatcttccattttcacaactacttagactaaagcgtaactcaagctctaatgaacacttcattcatgaaagcctgaccttaagccaggagtttagaagtagaggctatcctaaacatgtcatcaaaaaggcattaattaaagctgaaaaaactgatagaaccaccctactgaaagaatctgctaaaccaactaaaaatcaaattatctggacacaagaattatcacattactccaaacacataatccaaattataaaaaagcactggcatcttcttcaagatatttcaggttgtgataaattacctatttttggaaacaggcgtactaaaaatattagagaatatttaatccatacagatttaatcactcccattagtacaccgaagagcaccctgagaggccattatccttgtggtcactgtaagtgttgtcctcaatcttggaagactaaggagatatataatcataggaacaaagtgggcaccacactaaaacatttttctacttgtaatagcaacaatgtaatctacctcttgacatgtgactgtgatctctggtatatcggaaaaacaaccagatccttgagaatcagaatctctgaacataaatccagaatcaaaaatttatctacagaatctcttttatattcacacttcacccaatacaaacattcatctacctcatttaaattttgtgctctggaatgcatctctcaaaaacctttcatggacttggaaaaactattatcccaaagggaaatgtactggatctttaagtttaaaaccttttcccctcagggacttaatgaatcacttaattttagctgtttcctttaa
- the LOC134297847 gene encoding uncharacterized protein LOC134297847: protein MGFISSSTFKYLQNNFPRIPIFYILPKIHKGITPPPGRPIISGSSSVLEPVAKYLDSFCQPFVPLCDSYIKDTKHFINIVENLKIEEDSILVTIDVTSLYTNIPLDEARTIIENILRRRTKLQPPTHFLMDLLDIVLEKNYFHFQNQFYFQTFGVAMGSPLAPSIANLFMAHLENTILLNPSLNMYYANIIYYGRFIDDIFIVFKTTEAAVGFSNWINTIHTSIKFTSHLNLSHINFLDVTVYKYHNKLLVKNFRKPSDKNSFLHYNSFHHFGLKTNLPFSQLLRLKRNSSSNEHFIHESLTLSQEFRSRGYPKHVIKKALIKAEKTDRTTLLKESAKPTKNQIIWTQELSHYSKHIIQIIKKHWHLLQDISGCDKLPIFGNRRTKNIREYLIHTDLITPISTPKSTLRGHYPCGHCKCCPQSWKTKEIYNHRNKVGTTLKHFSTCNSNNVIYLLTCDCDLWYIGKTTRSLRIRISEHKSRIKNLSTESLLYSHFTQYKHSSTSFKFCALECISQKPFMDLEKLLSQREMYWIFKFKTFSPQGLNESLNFSCFL from the coding sequence ATgggatttatttcttcttctacatTTAAATACTTACAAAATAACTTCCCCAGGATACCTATCTTTTATATTCTTCCTAAGATTCATAAAGGCATCACTCCACCCCCAGGCCGACCTATTATTTCTGGTTCATCTTCTGTATTGGAACCAGTTGCTAAATATCTAGACTCCTTTTGCCAACCATTTGTCCCTCTCTGTGATTCCTACATTAAAGACACAAAGCACTTCATTAATATCGTAGAAAATCTCAAAATTGAGGAGGACAGCATTTTAGTTACGATTGATGTCACCTCACTCTATACTAACATTCCACTAGATGAGGCTCGTACCATCATAGAGAATATCCTTCGTAGGAGAACAAAATTGCAACCACCTACACATTTCTTGATGGACCTGTTAGATATAGTACTGgagaaaaattatttccattttcaaaaccaattttactTTCAGACCTTCGGTGTCGCTATGGGAAGTCCGTTAGCCCCATCGATTGCCAATCTATTCATGGCACATTTAGAAAACACTATATTGCttaatccatctttaaatatgtactatgctaatataatatactatggccgatttattgatgatatattcatagtatttaaaacaactgaggccgcagtaggattctctaattggattaacactatacatacgtctattaagtttaccagtcatctcaacctgtcacatatcaattttttagatgttactgtgtataaatatcataacaaactgttggtcaagaacttcagaaaaccatcagataaaaattcttttcttcattataacagcttccaccactttggtttaaagaccaatcttccattttcacaactacttagactaaagcgtaactcaagctctaatgaacacttcattcatgaaagcctgaccttaagccaggagtttagaagtagaggctatcctaaacatgtcatcaaaaaggcattaattaaagctgaaaaaactgatagaaccaccctactgaaagaatctgctaaaccaactaaaaatcaaattatctggacacaagaattatcacattactccaaacacataatccaaattataaaaaagcactggcatcttcttcaagatatttcaggttgtgataaattacctatttttggaaacaggcgtactaaaaatattagagaatatttaatccatacagatttaatcactcccattagtacaccgaagagcaccctgagaggccattatccttgtggtcactgtaagtgttgtcctcaatcttggaagactaaggagatatataatcataggaacaaagtgggcaccacactaaaacatttttctacttgtaatagcaacaatgtaatctacctcttgacatgtgactgtgatctctggtatatcggaaaaacaaccagatccttgagaatcagaatctctgaacataaatccagaatcaaaaatttatctacagaatctcttttatattcacacttcacccaatacaaacattcatctacctcatttaaattttgtgctctggaatgcatctctcaaaaacctttcatggacttggaaaaactattatcccaaagggaaatgtactggatctttaagtttaaaaccttttcccctcagggacttaatgaatcacttaattttagctgtttcctttaa